The Spinacia oleracea cultivar Varoflay chromosome 2, BTI_SOV_V1, whole genome shotgun sequence DNA segment AGAGCTACAGGTTCTTGGTAGTGTGAGGTCAGGATTATACAGCATTGATGACAACAAGCTACAAACTGATGGTGTACGATCTTCAGCTACCTGTTTTCAAGCATCTAATAACAGCAAAGTTGCTACACAGATTTGGCATTTGAGGCTTGGACATGTTCCCTACAATAAGATGAAGCTAGTGATAGATAACTTAGATACTCCTTTGACACATGATAGTATATGTCAAATTTGTCCTGTAGCTAAACAAGTTAGAAGCTCATTTCCAGTCAGTAGCATTAAAAGTACAAAAATGTTTTAACTGATACATTTAGATACTTGGGGACCATATAAGCACAAAACTCATTCTGGCTGTACTATGTTTCTTACTATAGTGGATGATTTTACAAGAACTACCTGGACTCACCTTTTGAAATCTAAAACTGATGCAATTCCAGTGATAGTTTCTTTTTTGAACATGGTAGAAACACAGTTTAATTCAAAAGTCCAGTGCATCAGATCAGATAATGCTTTGGAGTTATGTGAAGGAGATATGAAGAAACTACTGCTACAAAAGGGAATTTCTCAGCAAACTAGTTGCAGTGGCACTCCACAACAGAATGGAGTGGTGGAAAGGAAACATAGACATTTGCTTGAAACAGCTAGAGCTTTACATTTTCAATCCAAACTTCCTATGAAATACTGGGGAGAATGTGTTCTATGTGCCACCTATTTGATAAATAGGATGCCCTTAAAGAGTATTGGCAACCTCACACCATATGAAAAACTTCATGGGCACAAACCTCTTTATGATCACTTAAGACCTTTTGGTTGTCTGGTGTATGTCTCCACCACCAAAGCTCACAGAACCAAGTTTGATGCTAGGGCCATCCCTTGTGTTTTCATTGGTTATTCACCATCTCAGAAGGGGTATAAAGTGCTAGATAAAAACACAGGCAAGATTACAGTATCAAGGGATGTAGTTTTCCATGAAACACATTTCCCTTTTCATCACCTTGATACTGTCCTTCCTTCTGATAACTCACCACTTATTTCTGAATTTCCACCTTACCTTTTTCTTCCTGTTCATACTCTTTTGCTTCCTGATCCAGACACTATCCTACCCTTCACAATTTCACCTCAAATTCCTTCCCATATCTCCACTTCAAATGACTCATCTTCATAACCTTTCTCTGCACCTTCTACTCCTCACTCCATCTCTAACTCTACACCACTCACCACTCCTGATTCCTCTTCTATCTCTTCTTCTGTATCACCTGTGAATCAGCCATCTCTCAACCCTTCACCACCTCCTATTCGAGTCTCTAACAGATCACACAAACCACCCTCATATCTGTCTAATTACCATTGCTATACTGCAACTCACTGGTGTAACTTAGTCTCCTATAAGAATCTACCTTCCAGTCATCATGCTATAGTGGTTTTACTTGACAATATTAGTGAACCAAGTACTTATACAGAAGCTGCACAGAAACCAGAATGGGTACAAGCTATGGAAAAAGAGATTGCAGCTTTGTTACACAATGACACATGGGAGGTAGTTGCCTTACCAGTTGGAAAGaaacccattggttgcaaatgggtcttcaaagtCAAACTTAAAGCAGATGGGTCACTAGAAAGGTGTAAAGCAAGGCTGGTTGCTAAAGGTTTTACACAGAAACATGGGATTGACTATGAGGAGATATTCTCTCCTGTAGTCAAGATGGCAACTGTCAGGTGTATTATTGCTCTTGCAGCAAACATGAAATGGGTGATTTACCAACTGGATGTGAATAATGCATTTCTTCATGGAGATCTCCATGAAGAAGTGTACATGAGAATGCCTAAGGGAATACCTAATCCTAATAATATGGTTTGCAGATTAAAGAAGTCTTTGTATGGTCTCAAACAGGCTTCTAGGCAATGGTTTGCCAAATTACATGGAGAATTACAACACCTGGGTTTCATTCAGTCCAAGAATGATTATTCCCTTTTCATTAAAAGACATGGTGATGATATTACTCTAGTTGATGTATATGTTGATGACATCCTACTCACTGGTAATCATCTGCCTACTATAACCACTCTTAAAGCTCACTTGGATGATGTTTTTTAGCATCAAGGATTTAGGGGTAATGAGCTATTTCCTTGGTATTGAAGTTGGCTACTTACCAGATGGAGTGGTTCTCACACAGAAGAAGTTTACAAAATCCCTATTGTCTGACTGTGGTTTTGATCTACACAAGTCAGTTGTCACCCCTCTTTCCATCAACACAAAACTATATGCTGATGAAGGTCTCCCTTATGATGCTCCTGAACATTACAGAACATTGGTTGGAAAGCTCAATTTCCTTACCCACACTAGACCTGATCTATGTTTTGCAGTACAATTGTTAAGTCAATTCATGCATATGCCCAGAATTCCTCATGTTACAGCTTTGCAACATGTTCTCAGATATGTGGCACACACTGCAGGGCAAGGTATCATTCTCAAAGCTGCAGATTCTCTCACCTTGCAAGCTTTTTCTGATAGTGATTGGGCAGCCTGTCCAAACACCAGGAAGTCTATCACAGGATATGTTTTGTTACTTGGGAACTCACCTGTCTCCTGGAAATCCAAGCAACAAGGAACTGTGTCTAAAAGCTCTTCTGAAGCAGAGTACAGAGCAATGGCTGCAGCTGCCTCTGAGATTACATGGCTTGTTAGACTTCTTGAAGACATTGGAGTCACCAATCTCAAACCTGTCACTCTCCACTCTGACAACTGAtagattaaaaagtgataccgcaagtgcacggtgtctgttgttagcagatacttagcaaatacgggtcgatcccacagggagacaagttctattagtttttgcccaattatacgaactatttcaataacgaaagttgagtttgagtattaactactaaagctaaaacaataataaaaatgcgtaatttatcaatgaattaaaggtctagggcgtctgttcggttcaccatgcttataccaatccaataacATAATTTAATTCGACAACGAATAAActaggccgagtaattaaagtacatgctaatcctacggtcgggtcttaacactttcaattcaacatatgcagtacgatcgctaacataatcagaattgccaattgtacaaagcctctaaaaacacgatctttcgattctaattcctattagctagataattaatccatgaaattggacgataacatgaatcaacgattaagaacaaatcaattggaattactcaagcaataatctatagATTAGCAAACTTTATtgcataacaatcatggtataaacatggcttccctaacttagccctagaatataactactcgctcataattgaattaacaagcatgaaatacataatgaaaacgagattcataatcaaaggacgaattaatctaagaaacgaaaataataagaaagaataaaagcaaaagaaattattgaattacctctagattgattaattgaatggaatgaactagggctcaataatgtgtagagagagaaataaaactgaacgtttaaaagaattctaggaaaataataacatgagggaaattaattagttcccttgagtatttatatgctcctattttctaaaataaaaaaaattaaataaatatgaaaataaaaataaaagtcgtcgatgattggtcgatggagcgatgatgtggcagccaaacccgagcacgagccgcgcacacgggaagatagatggcgaggcatgggcagcgagggatctcgcgcaccatccctcgctggcatcatgatgagcgactagcaagaaggtagagcagcgagggagctagcgagccatccctcgctgccctgcgcgtgtgtgtagcaagccaagcgacgaagctataggcagcgagggagctagcgagccatccctcgctggcctagtgaagtgcagcaagacaagacgacgaagctataggcagcgagggagctagcgagccatccctcgctggcctagtgaagtgcagcaagacaagacgacgagcaacgaggcagcgagggagctagcgagccatccctcgctggcctagtgagatgcatagcaggccaaggcgacgagcaacgaggcagcgagggagctagcgagccatccctcgctggcctagtgaagcaaGCAACCATGAAGCGATGAGGCACGACGATGGATGTAGCGAGGCAACGATAAATGTAGCGAGCCTACGATAAatgtcttgcgagccaacgagggatcttgcgagccaacgataaATGTAGCGAGCCTACGATAGATGtcgtcttgcgagccaacgaggggtCTTGCGAGCTATGCACAAGCGATATATCGAGTTAATCATCCCCGGAAAACTCAATTCTCCGATCAAACACTTCGTCTCCGACTCAAACCATCCGGTGATCATTCGttccacctccaaacactccgaaagcacccaaatgattgtaaaatcacctgaaatatcaaagaaaacacaaacggagcgtaatagagtacaataacgacgacttatgcaattatgactctaaatgcaactaaaatgagacgaatgcctagaaatgcaacctaaatgagcctagaataccctatataaatatgattcatcaaattcccccaagctaaactgttgcttgtccccaagcaacactagaCCGAAAACAGAGAAATgagacgcacatgactttcattgaacttgaacaaacctactcaactctcgggcaaacaatcaaacaaagttattaagacagaaatttagctcggatacaaatagaaccacaaagcatcatgatccacaattgaaacaaccaagcttagccacaaaccgttctcaatcaagctagtcttCGCCGCATACTTTGtagaatatgaatatatgatgcaacgcggggtaagatgacaatagcaagaaacaattttcgcttattcacaaaacaaacatgccgatcaagaggtctttatagtAAGCTTGTAACGGGGCTAGGTGGAAAGGAAGGGTAggatataatttgggaaaaagtgagagtaaggtccaacttggggagcaaatgtgaactatatgcgtcggcgtgataatgctGAAAATCCAACTCCgtcgaaccatgaaacccgaacaatcaaccaagttatataTGAGCaaggggaaaaacataatataatgtcaatgatctttgTTCAATCCCCTTTCCCTGCCTTCAAACTatatacaaaaacgaaaaacgtatttttgatttttctttgatttttcttttttttttttttttttttttttttatttttttttttaaaaactgaaactaaagaatgaaatcgaaagtacatagATAAATCTAATtctaactgttacaagcttgggtgccaacaataatatacaccatttccgaaccacaaatccaaacatagcctcgaaccacgaactattgccgtagtgtgccaatcaatcaacatcgacgaaaccattacgaacaccgaagctcccccaagctagactcgggataagtaaccaacggggctaatagggctcagttttgtggagttaaaagaataaacggacaaggctacaacatgggtatgaaaggcaggaactgatgtttctaaattcgtctgaaggcttcctatgagaatggcctctgtcatacgcggcatgcgtgagttgcaactaaactactagtgaatctcaagccaaaatcatacgataacaagtcacatcaatcacacaaacacatagtaaggtgacctacaagataattggctagctattcttgatacgagaccaacatcttaccgcataccattcaattggttcacacaatgccaagcagttatcaatgtataacacaaccgactgaatttcagaatcatagcTAAGTTCAAGAGAAGCTCTAAAGAGTCAAAAAGAGTCTGAACATGGTTTGAAAGTCAAATTCACTATGCAGGGTATAAGGAAATATGAATGTAATGCAAGTAAAGAAAGACAACTAAACGAATCagtaatactaggaaagcagtacatttttttcgttgcacgtaaactcccacccctaatggatggtacaaagcgtacaacacctatGAAAGCGATAAAAAGTACACTAAGAAAGCAATAAAGGATAggatatccctcccccaagctagaatgatGCAGTGACCCCACTGCGACAATACATAGTAATGCAAGGGAAAGAGAAAAAGGAACGACTCACTCAGCAAGAGTCGGGGCAGGAGCTGGAAGCCGTCCAAGAATGGTGAAAACATCCTGTCGCAAAGAGGCAACCTGGTCGTCAAGAGCAGAGAGACGCTCAAAGACAGCAGTATGAAAAGTTTCGCAAAGCGAAACAAAGGCCCCCAGCTGGTGCTCAAGTGGTACAGAGCCAGTAATAGGAGTAGGTGATGTCGGACCCTCGAGGGTAGCAGCAATGGGAGACACAGGAGGACTCACTGAGGGTCCGGGGGGTGGACGCGCGGAGTCTGCCGTCCGGCTCCCCGGTCGTCGAAAGTCAGGTGAGAATGTCAAACATCCCAAGGTAGTGAGATCCGCTCGAGAACACGGGAGATAGGCATAAGGGGAGTCGGCCAGGCGGTGTCCCCCTCGTTTCACGTTCCAAATATAACGATCTCCTGTCTCCTTGAGCCAACCAAAACGACCCAATGCCTTAATATCAAGCAAATAGTTTTTCGATGAAACCGGCTTCTTGCCCTCAGTTGACAACCCAAAATGTTTGGCAATACTAGTGATAAAACCGCCACAATGGATATCTCCAACATCTCTGTTGCGAGCAGTATGAAAAGCTGAGACCAAGAAAGAACCATAATCAATCGTAGGAAAGTCCGGGGTCCTTTCAATAGTGAAAGCCAATAAGTGTCTGAGGTCAGATGAGGTGACTTGATTCATCTCCTTTTTAGGGTAGAAGACACTCTTAATCACCCGATGGAGTAATCtgagggaaggattgatgatcGAGCCACACTTGCTATGGCCGGGATTCCAATCCTTTTTTCCAGTTATTCGAAACCAAAAGTGGGAGAGATCACAAGGTGTACCATCCTCGCCTATCTTGTCAT contains these protein-coding regions:
- the LOC130467622 gene encoding uncharacterized mitochondrial protein AtMg00810-like, translating into MSYFLGIEVGYLPDGVVLTQKKFTKSLLSDCGFDLHKSVVTPLSINTKLYADEGLPYDAPEHYRTLVGKLNFLTHTRPDLCFAVQLLSQFMHMPRIPHVTALQHVLRYVAHTAGQGIILKAADSLTLQAFSDSDWAACPNTRKSITGYVLLLGNSPVSWKSKQQGTVSKSSSEAEYRAMAAAASEITWLVRLLEDIGVTNLKPVTLHSDN